A single genomic interval of Dysidea avara chromosome 8, odDysAvar1.4, whole genome shotgun sequence harbors:
- the LOC136264924 gene encoding uncharacterized protein produces MGGQAVPVNSDSTEQKTTIPTSDISGLRENAKLQIFKILQQITRLQLAKNETYDIFHQICYERYNTMCEVDINTIRDDVTSLTQLLPVIQHLANNETDEYIITKYSEMIKFMESSISALNNLIRALDSKDTVPAATTENQRYENLDKFVKLSMLKLQVELTFRDLEHLPVN; encoded by the exons ATGGGAGGTCAAGCAGTTCCTGTTAACAGTGATTCAACTGAACAGAAAACAACAATTCCCACCTCTGACATCAGTGGACTACGTGAAAATGCAAAATTGCAGATTTTCAAAATACTGCAACAAATTACACGTCTGCAGTTGGCTAAA AATGAAACATATGACATATTTCACCAAATCTGCTACGAACGCTACAACACAATGTGTGAAGTT GATATCAATACCATCAGGGATGATGTCACATCACTAACACAACTACTCCCTGTTATTCAACATCTTGCTAACAATGAGACTGATGAATATATCATTACTAAATACAGTGAAATGATCAAATTCATGGAGAGCAGTATTTCAGCCCTTAACAATCTG ATTAGAGCATTGGACAGTAAGGATACTGTACCAGCAGCTACAACAGAAAATCAACGATACGAAAATCTCGATAAATTTGTGAAGCTGAGTATGCTCAAGTTGCAGGTGGAATTGACCTTTAGAGATCTTGAACATCTCCCAGTCAACTAA
- the LOC136264925 gene encoding uncharacterized protein, producing MGGQAVPVNSDSTEQKTTIPTSDISGLRENAKLQIFKILQQITRLQLAKNETYDIFHQICYERYNTMCEVDINTIRDDVTSLTQLLPVIQHLANNETDEYIITKYSEMIKFMESSISALNNLIRALDSKDTVPAATTENQRYESLDKFVKLSMLKLQVELTFRDLEHLPVN from the exons ATGGGAGGTCAAGCAGTTCCTGTTAACAGTGATTCAACTGAACAGAAAACAACAATTCCCACCTCTGACATCAGTGGACTACGTGAAAATGCAAAATTGCAGATTTTCAAAATACTGCAACAAATTACACGTCTGCAGTTGGCTAAA AATGAAACATATGACATATTTCACCAAATCTGCTACGAACGCTACAACACAATGTGTGAAGTT GATATCAATACCATCAGGGATGATGTCACATCACTAACACAACTACTCCCTGTTATTCAACATCTTGCTAACAATGAGACTGATGAATATATCATTACTAAATACAGTGAAATGATCAAATTCATGGAGAGCAGTATTTCAGCCCTTAACAATCTG ATTAGAGCGTTGGACAGTAAGGATACTGTACCAGCAGCTACAACAGAAAATCAAAGATATGAAAGCCTTGATAAGTTTGTGAAGCTGAGTATGCTCAAGTTGCAAGTGGAATTGACCTTCAGAGATCTTGAACATCTTCCGGTCAACTAA
- the LOC136263163 gene encoding derlin-1-like, with product MPAQNDISDWFSSIPYITRWWFGLSIVIPLMGRFGLLSAYYMVLLFQQLVFQFQFWRPFTAAVYFPISPMTGFQYLINLYFLYTYSTKLETGVYDGRPADYLFLILFNWLVLVVIGLVIGLMLLMESLILSVMYVWCQLNADVIVSFWFGMRFKAMYLPWVFAGLNFVLRGGGVNELIGILVGHLYYFLKYRYPEEYGGRELLHTPEILYKYFPSRRGGVSGFGAPQPTARRRPGDDNRYDWGTGQQLGGH from the exons ATGCCAGCCCAGAATGACATATCGGATTGGTTCTCAAGTATCCCCTACATAACGCGATGGTGGTTCGGTCTGTCCATCGTTATTCCCTTGATGGGAAGATTCGGACTTCTGTCGGCGTACTACATGGTTCTGCTGTTTCAACAACTGGTTTTCCAGTTTCAG TTTTGGCGCCCGTTTACAGCCGCCGTGTACTTCCCCATATCACCAATGACTGGTTTCCAGTATCTCATCAACCTATACTTCTTGTATACTTATTCTACAAAATTAGAAACAG GTGTTTATGATGGTAGACCTGCGGACTACTTGTTCCTGATCTTATTTAATtggctggtactagtg GTTATTGGTCTCGTTATTGGATTAATG TTGTTGATGGAGTCGCTGATTTTGAGTGTCATGTATGTGTGGTGTCAACTTAATGCTGATGTCATTGTGTCATTCTGGTTTGGAATGAGATTTAAG GCAATGTATCTACCATGGGTGTTTGCTGGATTGAATTTCGTCTTACGAGGAGG TGGAGTGAACGAGCTGATTGGCATATTAGTGGGGCATCTATACTACTTTCTGAAGTATCGTTACCCTGAGGAGTATGGAGGAAGGGAACTGTTGCACACTCCTGAAATATT GTATAAATATTTTCCAAGCCGTCGTGGAGGAGTGTCAGGATTCGGTGCTCCACAGCCGACTGCTCGCAGACGTCCCGGAGATGACAATAGATACGATTGGGGAACTGGACAACAGCTTGGTGGACATTAA
- the LOC136263162 gene encoding regulator of G-protein signaling protein-like isoform X2 yields the protein MLDIELDSTEPLKVPNLQDFRHLLRHSKLFQEFFNVFLNLPVFAQKFYYDDSRDVFNVAYSHSGVGQISYPKTLVWVHKYRLPLFWKSELLFEYLFTILLSLKSQGSLTSIHDYKAFRSYLLLTQGESLIHFWLDSERAKYLKDPRAQDYLISKIHHIYTNTASPCLLPASVADVIVIGLCHCKLQNTRNATKQFSFDGSFLRSAALKVFTQAQEGALEILCHYWLAKYCVHVKKSPNDRIVYSGKYRTNSMFTQKFAKKDVSLDPIDHEHCGFPHVHNKGKSKKLPVLPFRASQKETFHGYNMFATAKELSQYNHRLTKLLNPLIAPGVQKLMEDSRQVKQPKTLAGVKVAGGVKQYALVSSGLKADKFSGNPFMRYLLSKPDNSTVVNYLLFWQSLEEILREDKVMRSPVLSRKNACYPYHCYHYQPVVTDIEEFLHLFVKPDAFKGVYLPTTLQKKMINFLPKGLGKSLLTSAQMFAFKKLLPSWREFLSDDCNLFISQCIMTSGGRVQRPTKSNITDYMLNNTQVCHAMWTSMQLAESILTPECIEDYSNLINESMSSESSISLETDSTISELFSAQIANPMITRFSTFTYCTKTERKTFVTSVTLPAIEKPKKTGPPIPKTFSEILQDSVQLENFEKFLLAQDDNCSAPLEFWMTIEEFKNTMDNVRLRDMEAVTIHKNYFGPDADKNLQCQDPVIYELMQEEEVSPYQLISAQLQVIKSMEENWFQKYLRSLRRGGFFKLESIKQPTSSGFRQKNHVKTLWRTFLRSVCQFMKDVSNQDTLVLFRKYLAKEILNSDTQKKVFGKRVVYLNKILDDLGFWIEAQRYKYVADTAAENRRAGAYTQEIETIIHRKAHAIINCYLNSPVPPKVQINCPPDVVHFIMDRISQGQYRRELFHEAMIFVFPSLLYYWKLYEYFWNGCTLCLKFSTFLISLSQM from the exons ATGCTGGACATAGAATTAGACAGTACCGAGCCCCTGAAAGTACCGAATCTTCAAGATTTTAGACATCTCCTTAGGCATAGCAAGCTATTTCAGGAATTCTTCAACGTATTTCTCAATCTTCCG GTGTTTGCACAGAAATTTTACTATGATGATTCTCGTGATGTATTCAACGTAGCTTATTCTCACAGTGGAGTAGGACAG ATTTCTTATCCAAAGACACTGGTATGGGTTCACAAATATCGTTTACCACTGTTTTGGAAAAGTGAACTACTATTTGAGTATCTCTTTACCATATTACTTTCACTAAAAAGCCAAG GTTCATTGACAAGCATACATGATTACAAGGCATTCAGATCATACTTACTTCTAACTCAAGGAGAGTCTTTGATACATTTCTGGCTGGATTCTGAACGTGCTAAGTATCTAAAAGACCCTCGGGCTCAGGATTACCTGATATCAAAAATTCATCATATTTACACGAATACAGCATCACCGTGCTTGTTACCAGCCAGTGTAGCAGATGTTATAGTGATCGGGTTGTGTCATTGTAAACTACAGAATACCCGAAATGCTACCAAACAGTTCAGTTTTGATGGAAGTTTCCTCAGAAGCGCTGCTTTAAAAGTTTTTACCCAAGCTCAAGAGGGTGCACTGGAAATTCTTTGCCACTATTGGCTAGCCAAGTATTGTGTACATGTCAAGAAATCTCCCAATGACAGAATTGTATATTCAGGGAAGTATCGTACCAATTCCATGTTCACTCAAAAATTTGCAAAGAAGGATGTCTCTTTGGACCCCATTGATCACGAACACTGTGGTTTTCCACATGTACACAATAAAGGAAAGTCCAAAAAACTTCCGGTGCTTCCATTCAGGGCTTCACAGAAGGAAACCTTCCATGGGTATAACATGTTTGCTACTGCAAAGGAGCTAAGCCAGTACAACCACAGACTTACAAAGTTGCTTAATCCTTTGATAGCCCCAGGTGTACAAAAGTTGATGGAGGATTCCAGACAAGTTAAACAGCCAAAGACTCTTGCTGGTGTCAAAGTGGCTGGAGGAGTTAAGCAGTACGCACTGGTATCTTCTGGTTTAAAGGCTGATAAATTTAGCGGCAATCCCTTCATGAGATATCTGCTGTCAAAACCTGACAACTCAACTGTTGTAAATTATTTGCTGTTTTGGCAGTCGCTAGAAGAAATTTTGCGTGAAGACAAGGTGATGCGCTCACCTGTGCTGTCAAGAAAGAATGCATGTTACCCATATCACTGCTACCATTATCAACCTGTGGTCACTGATATTGAGGAgttcttacacttgtttgttaagcCAGATGCTTTTAAGGGTGTTTACCTGCCTACCACTTTGCAAAagaaaatgatcaattttctacCTAAAGGCCTTGGAAAGAGTCTGCTAACCTCTGCACAGATGTTTGCTTTTAAG AAATTATTACCATCATGGAGGGAGTTTTTATCAGACGACTGCAACTTATTTATATCACAATGCATAATGACA AGCGGTGGCAGGGTTCAACGTCCTACAAAGAGCAACATAACTGACTACATGCTGAATAACACACAAGTGTGTCATGCCATGTGGACCTCTATGCAACTAGCTGAGTCTATCCTTACCCCAG AGTGCATTGAGGATTACTCTAATCTCATCAATGAATCAATGTCATCAGAAAGCTCAATCAGTTTGGAGACAGACTCGACTATTTCAGAATTATTTTCAGCACAAATTGCCAACCCAATGATCACCAGGTTTTCCACATTCACATATTGTACTAAAACAGAGCGTAAGACTTTTGTGACCTCTGTTACTTTACCAGCAATAGAAAAGCCAAAGAAAACTGGACCTCCAATACCAAA AACATTTTCAGAGATTTTACAAGATTCTGTTCAGCTAGAGAACTTTGAGAAATTCCTCTTAGCTCAAGATGACAACTGTTCCGCCCCACTTGAGTTCTGGATGACAATTGAAGAGTTCAAGAACACGATGGATAATGTGCGCCTGCGGGATATGGAAGCTGTCACAATTCACAAGAATTATTTTGGCCCTGACGCAGACAAAA ATTTACAGTGCCAGGATCCAGTTATTTACGAGTTGATGCAAGAAGAAGAGGTTAGCCCTTATCAGTTGATTTCAGCACAGCTACAAGTGATCAAATCTATGGAAGAGAACTG GTTTCAGAAGTACCTGAGGTCACTGAGAAGAGGTGGATTTTTTAAACTGGAGTCTATCAAGCAACCGACATCTAGTGGCTTCAGACAGAAAAATCATGTG AAAACTTTGTGGAGGACCTTCCTTCGAAGTGTGTGTCAGTTTATGAAGGATGTCAGCAATCAGGACACACTGGTGCTGTTTCGTAAGTACTTGGCTAAAGAGATTCTCAACA GTGATACCCAAAAGAAGGTGTTTGGCAAAAGGGTAGTGTATCTCAACAAGATATTGGATGACCTTGGGTTCTGGATTGAAGCACAGAG ATATAAGTATGTCGCAGACACTGCTGCTGAAAATCGGAGAGCAGGGGCTTACACCCAAGAGATTGAAACCATCATACATCGTAAAGCTCatgccatcatcaactgctatCTGAATTCACCAGTCCCACCTAAAGTACAG